Within Deinococcus budaensis, the genomic segment CAGGTTGGCCTGCACGTACACGCCGCCGCGCTCCAGCCACGCGAGGCGCGAGGGGCTGAAGGCGGGCGTCAGGCTGATGTTGAAGCCGCCGTAGCCGTACAGCAGGGTGGGGTTCTGGCCGTCGCGGACCATCCCCTTTCGCGCCACGATAAAGAGGGGCACCCGCGTGCCGTCCCGACTGGTGGCGAACTCCTGCGTGACCTCGTAGGCGGAGGCGTCGAAGGTCAGGGCAGGATCGGCCAGCGGCTCGGGTTCACCGTCCGGCAGCAGCAGGCGGTAGGGCATGGTCGGGGTCAGGAAGGACGTGAAGCCCAGGAAGACCTCGGGGTCGTCCTCCTGGGTGCTCAGGCCCATCAGGGAGCCGAGGCCAGGGAGGGTGATTTCGCGCTGGGGACGGCCGTCGCGTCCGTGCAGCGTGACCCGGTGGCTGGCGTCCTCCAGCGTGACGGCGAGGAGGCCACCAGGCACCGCTGCCACGTAGTCGAGCTTGTGCGGCCCTTCCGGGATGAGGTCACGGCGCTCGCCCGTCTCCAGATTCCAGGCGATCACCTTCTCGCGCGGCGCGCCCTCGTCGGTCTTGAGCAGCAGCACGTCGCCCTCGCTGCCGATCAGCTCGAAGCTGGCGCGGAAGTCGGAGACGAGTTCACGCCAGGGACCGCCGGGGGCGAGGTCGCGCACCCACAGCAGGTTCTTGGGGTCGGTGCCCTTCCACACGTGCAGGACGAGGAAGCGGCCGTCGTGCGTGACCTGCGGGCGGAAGCCCCAGTCGGGTTCGTCAGGGCGGGCGACGACGAGGGTGTCCTCGGCCTGCGGGGAGCCGACCCGGTGGAACATCAGGCGCTGGTTCCGGTTCGCCCCGGTCAGGACGCCGCCTTCCGTGGGCGCGTCGTAGGCGCTGTAGTAGAAGCCGGAGCCGTCGGGGAGCCACTCGGCCCCGCTGAACTTGCTCCAGTCGAGGCGGTCGGGAAGGTCCTCGCCACTCGAAACGTCGCGCACCTGCCAGGTCACCCAGTCGCTGCCGCCGCTCTGGGTGCCGTAGGCGAGCCGCCTGCCGTCCTCGCTCACCGACGCGCCCGCCAGCGCCACCGTCCCATCCGCGCTGAGGGTGTTGGGGTCGAGCAGGGTGCGCCACGGCCCGCGCGGGCTGTCGGCGACCTCCAGCACGGGCTGGTTGAGGAGGCCGGGGTTGAACTGCCGGAAGTACCGCGCCCCGCGTTTCCAGGGCGTGCCTTCCTTGGGATAGTTCCATAGGGCGGTCAGGCGCCCCTGGTAGGCGGCGCGGGCGGGCAGGGTATCCAGGTGGGCGCCGGTCACCCGGTTCTGCGCCTCCACCCAGGCGCGGGTCTCCGGGCTGTCGGGGTCTTCCAGCCAGCGGTAGGGGTCCGGCACGCGGACCTCGCGGCCGTGGGGGTCGGTGTACACGTCCACGTGGTCGCCACGCAGAGACTCCGGGTATTGGAGGGTCACGGGGGGCATTCTGTCACGGCAAAAGCCGGGGGCAGAGGGCGGGAATCTCCCCTGCCCCTCTGCCCCCGTCCTTCCGGTTTTACTTCACCAGGCCGAGCTTGCGAACCTCGTCGCGCTCCTCGATGAGTTCCTGCGCGGTGGCGTCCATCTTGCCCCGGCTGAACTCGGACACGTCGAGGCCCTGCACCATCTCGTACTGGCCGCCGCTGCACCGCACGGGGAAGCCGTAGATCAGGCCCTCGGGCACGCCGTAGGAGCCGTCACTGGGAATGCCCATGCTGACCCACTCGCCTTCGGGGGTGCCCAGCGCCCAGTCGCGCATGTGGTCGATGGCGGCACTGGCAGCCGAGGCCGCGCTGCTGGCCCCCCGCGCCTCGATGATCGCCGCGCCGCGCTTGGCGACGGTGGGGATGTAGGTGCCCTCGTACCACTCGCGCTCCACGAGGTCGAGGGCGGGCTGGCCGTTCACGGTCGCCTGCGAGAGGTCGGGGTACTGGGTTGAGGAGTGGTTGCCCCAGATGGTGATGTTCTTGATCGCGCTCACGGGCTGCCCGGTCTGCTCGGCGAGTTGCGAGATCGCGCGGTTGTGGTCCAGACGCACCATCGCGGTGAACTGCTTCGGGTCGAGGTCGGGCGCGTTCTGCTGCGCGATCAGGGCGTTGGTGTTGGCGGGGTTGCCCACCACGAGCACCTTCACGTCGCGGCTGGCAACGGCGTTCAGCGCCTCGCCCTGCGGCTTGAAGATGCCGCCGTTGGCGCTCAGCAGGTCACCGCGCTCCATTCCGGCCTTGCGGGGCATCGCGCCCACGAGCAGGGCGTAGTCGGCGTCCTTGAAGGCGACCATCGGGTCGTCGGAGGTCACGATGTCCGCCAGCAGCGGGAACGCGCAGTCGCGCAGCTCCATCACGACGCCCTGAAGCGCCTTCAGCGCAGGCGTGATTTCCAGCAGTTGCAGGATGACGGGCTGATCCTTGCCCAGCATGTCGCCGGACGCGATGCGGAACAGCAGGCTGTAGCCGATCTGCCCGGCGGCGCCGGTAACGGCCACGCGGACGGGTTGCTTGGTCATGGTCATGGGGTGTACCTCCTGAAAGGTGAGATTGGTCGCCCAACAATAACGCGGGGGCGGGAGTAGGGGCGGGGGCGTTCCCCAGGGGGAGACAGCTCACCCCATCCGCCCCAGCACCCTGATCACCCGTGCGCAACGGGGCGGATCGATGGTCAACCCCGCCTCCAGCCCCCAGAGCCAGTAATCGACGGTGCGGACATAGGTCCAGGCGCGGGCCAGCCCAGCGTCCAGCCCCGCCGAACTGACGATCCGGTCAAGCGCCCACTCCACCCCGCCGCGCGCCTCAATCTCCTCCAGCCGCCACCACAGCAGTTGGGCCACGCCGTATTCCGAGTCCCCGACGAGCACCTGAGGGTCGATGACCAGCCAAGGCTCGCGTCCAGCACGCAGGACGTTCCCGTCGTGAATGTCCCAGTTGACGAGCAGGTTTCCGGCCGAGGGGGCAAGGGCGAAGGCCAGGTCAGCCGCCCGCTCCATGACCCGTCGGGGCAGCGGGCGGCCCTGCCGCTCCCAACGCTCCGGCAACGTGGCCCCCACCTGCCGAGCCACCGCCGCCAGCGAGGGAAAATCCACCGGGGCCGGAACAGCGAGCCGACTCAGCAGCCCCCCGGCGACATGCAGGGCCTCCTCCACCCCGACCCGGCCCAGGTCCGCCGCACTGTCGAGGCGTTCGAGGAGAAGCACCTGCCGCCCCATGTCCGCCCGCAGCAGCCGAACAGCGCCCTGCCCGTCCCACAGCGTCAGAGCCGTGACCACCCGCTCCAGAGTGCCGTCCTCGCTCGGCCAGGTGACCTTGAGCACGGCGGGCGTGCCCGCGCCGCGCACGGCGAAGACCAAGCCCCATTCCCCATGCATGGCCGGACCCTCCACCTCCAGGCCCCAGGCGGCGCAGACTTCAGCGATCAGATTGGGCAACGACCCGATCCAGCGGCGACCCGCCTCACCCGACCGGGCGACAGTCCTCGTGGCAAACGCTTCGGGCACGGTGATCATCTCAGATCGGCGCGTCTTCCTCAAACCTCGGCTCGCGCTTCTCGCGCAGGCTGCTCAGGCCCTCGCGCACGTCGGGGCCGGTGAAGCCCAGGAACTCGAGGGCGAGGCTGGTGTCGAAGGTCGGTCCCATCGCCCGCAGCCAGTTGTTGAGGGCGTATTTGGTCCAGCGGACGGCGGTCGGACTACCCGAGGCGAGCTTGCGGGCCACAGCCCACGCGCGGTCGAGCAGTTCCTCGTCGGGCACGCACAGGCTGACCAGGCCGATGCGCTCGGCTTCCTCGCCGCTGACGGGTTCGCCCGTCATCAGGTGGTACTTGGCCTTGTTCAGCCCGCACAGCAGGGGCCAGACCATCGCGGCGTGGTCGCCTGCCGCCACGCCCAGCCGCACATGCCCGTCCAGAATCCGGGCCGACTTCGCCGCGACGCTCACGTCCGCGAGCAGGGCGACCGCCAGCCCCGCGCCCACGCAGGGGCCGTGGATGGCGCTCACGACGGGTTTCCCGCAGTTGACGAGGTTGTACACGAGGTCACGGGCTTCTTTCCACACGCGGGCCAGCGCCGTGAAGTCCTGGCTCATCTCCTCGATCAGCGCGAAGTCGCCGCCCGAGGAAAAGCCCCGGCCCTCACCGCGCACCAGTACGCAGCGGACGCCTGAGGCGGCGTCGATGTCGCGCCAGACATACGTCAGGGCGCGGTGAGCGTCGGCGTCCACGGAGTTCAGGGTCTTGTCGTTGCGCAGGACGACTTCGAGAATGCCGCCTTCGTGCAGGGTGAGGTGCAGGCCGGGGTAGGCGCCCGGCGCGGTGAGCTGCTGCGCGGTCAGGGAGTGGGCTGGCATGGGGGGAGGCTAACACCCCCCGGCTTCAGGGCAGGCCCACCAGACCCTCACGGTTGACCAGCGCGGCGGGCACGCCCAGTTCGGCGGACCGCGCCGTGTCGGGCAGGCCGGGGGGGCCAGCGAACAGCAGGGTCGGGCGGGCCTCCAGCCCGATACTCCCGGCCTCATCGATCCGGGCGAGCAGGGCTTCGAAGCTCCAGTCGCGCGCCCACAGCCGCTTGAGGGCGTGCAGGGCGGCGGTGCCGGGGGGCAGCACGGTCGCCGCTTCGGTCTCGCGCCCGCCGGGGCGGCGCAGGTGCAGCTCGCCCGTGCTCAGACCCGCGTTGCCCAGCGCCCGGTAAAAGCGCTGCACCGCGTCGTCGCCCAGATAGCTCGTCAGAATCAGGCCAGCGGCGCGCGGCGCGAGGGTCTCCAGCAGGTCCTCGTCGAGCCGCGCGGGGTTCAGCGGCGCGAGCAGGCGCGAGAGCTGCTCGGGCAAGTTGGCCTCACGGTAAAAGGCTTCCTCGTAGGCGGCGGGAACCAGCATGGCGGCCGGGACGCGCCCCAGGTGTTCGGCCAGGCGGTGGGTCTCGGCGCCCACCTGGGACGGCGGCAGCCGGACAGCCTCGCTGAGGGTCAGCATGGTCAGGAGCTTAGAGGATTTCCCCAGACCGCTGACCGCACGGGGGGTCTTCCCTGCGGAATACTGCCCCCATGACCCAGCAGCCAGACCGCCGCTTTCCCATCGGCCCCATTCAGGACCTGCCCGGCCGGGACCGGGCCGCGCTGGAGGAGGTCGCCTCGCGGCTGGAGGGTGCGGCGCGCGAGTGGCGCGCCCTGCTGACCGGGCTGGACGCGGCGGGGCTGAGCCGCACCTACCGGCCCGGCGGCTGGACAGTCGCGCAGCTCGCCCACCACGCGGCCGACGCGCACCTGCACGGCCTGCACCGCCTGAAATACGGCCTGACGGTGGAGGGGTACGTGATTCAGCCCTTCGCGCAGGAGGCGTGGCTGGCCCTGGCCGACGCGGCCTTGCCGGTGGAGGCGGCGCTGGGCCTGCTGGACGCCGCGAACCTGCGCTGGGCGGCCCTGCTGCGCGGCACCGACCCCGCGCAGTTCGCCCGGCGGGTCACCCACCCGCAGGAGGGCGAGCAGGACCTGTGGCGCCTGACCGCCAAGCACGACTGGCACCTGCGCCATCACCTCGCGCACGCGCGGCTGGCGCTGGAGTAGATCCTAGTCCTCCAGGTGCGCGTGGTCGTTGTAGGTCAGCAGCGTCCAACCTGCCGCGCCGCGTTCCAGGCGGGTGAGGCCGGTGTGCGCGTGGCGGTAGGGAAAGGGCAGCACGTAGCCCCGCTGCGGGGTGGCGGGCCAGCCGAACAGCCCGCACAGCAGGGCGCGCAGGGCGGCCCCGTGGGTAAAGGCGGTGACGGTTCCGCCGGGCAACTCCTCCGCCCAGGCGCGCAGGCGGGCGGCCACCGCCGCCAGGCTCTCGCCGCCGCCGGGCGCGGGCAGGCGCCAGGGGTCTCGCTGCCACGCGGCGTAGTCGGGGTCGTGGAGCACGTCCACCGTGGTGGCCCCCTCGTAACGCCCGAAGTGCAGCTCGCGCAGCCGGGCGTCCAGGGTGAGGTCCGCAGCGGGCAGGGCCAGCCGCGCCGTCTCGGCGGCCCGCCGCAGGTCGCTGGCATAGACGGTGCCGGGGTTGCCCCCCGCCAGCCGCTGTCCCAGCCGCCGCGCCTGCTCCTCCCCCACCTCGCCCAGCGGCGTATCGGTCCAGCCCTGCCAGCGGCCCGCGCCGTTCCAGTCGGTCGCCCCGTGGCGAATCAGGGTCAGGCGCAGCGCGGCGCTCAGGGCCGGGCCTCGGGGTCGGGGTGCTGACTGGCGGTGTCCAGCCCTTCCGCGAGCGGGGGGACCGGGCGCGGCCTCCCCTCCTCGTCGAGCGCCACGAACACGAACACGCCCGTGGTGGCGAGTTGCTGCTCGCCGGAGGCCATGTTCTCGCGGTACACGTCCACCCGGATGGTCATGGAGGAGCGGCCCACCCGCACCACCCGCGCGTCGAGCGCGACCGCGTCCCCCACCCGGATCGGGGTGTGGAAGTCCACGCCGTCCATGCGGGCCGTGACCACCGCGCCCCCCGTGCCTGCGTGCCGCACCGCCGCGACGCTGGCCGCCTTGTCCATCAGCGAGAGCACGAAGCCCCCGAAGGCCGTCCCCAGGTAATTGGTGTCCTTGGGAAAGACCAGTTCGAGCATCCGGGCACGGCTGCGGGGAGCGGGGGTGGTGGGCAGGGCGGGCAGGTCGGTCATCGCGCCCGAGTGTAGCGGCCCCCGGGCCTGGCAAACGGCCCTGCGCGGCGGGAAGGAGCGCCAGAAATGGGGGCAGGACAATTGACACCCCCAGCGGCACGTGCCAGCATGAACGCACCCACAATTTGTACTGCGTGCAGAGGGGGCCGAAGCGCGGCCCAGAGGTGTTGTCCCGGCTTTTATCGCTGTGTCCCGCCCCAGGGGGGCACCGGAGGTTCACTATGACCAAGCGTTCCCTGATTCCTCTTTTCCTCGCGCTCGGCGCGGGGTCCGCGCTGGCCGACAAGGTCGTGAGCATCGGCTTCAGCGGTCCGCTGTCGGGCGGCGCCGCGCTGTACGGCAAAGACACCCAGAGCGGCGTCGAGATGGCGATCAACGAACTCAACCGCGCGGGCGGGATCACCGTGGGAGGCGAGAAAGTCACCTTCCGGCTGGTGTCGCTCGACGACCGCTACCTGCCCAACGAGACGGCCACCAACGTGCGGCGCCTGACCTCGCAGGGCATCGACGTGGTGTTCGTGCCGCACGCGGGCGGCATCTTGGCGGTGCAGCCGCTGGCGGTGCGCGACCCCAACTTCCTGCTGGTGGCGTACTCCAGCGAGCCGAAGATCCTGGACGCCAAAAGCCCCATGACCTTTATGCTCCCGCCGCGCTACGACAACTACCTGCAACCCTTCGTCTCGACCCAGATGAAGGCCTTCGGCAAGAAACTCGGGATGGTGGGCACCACCAGCGCCTACGGCAAGCAGTGGGCCGACGCCGTGACCGAGGAGTGGAAAAAGCAGGGCGGCACCGTCGGGCGCGACAACGGGGTGGACTATTCCACCACCGTGGACTACTCCAGCGCCGTGACCAAGGCGCTGGCGGAAAAACCCGACGTGCTGTTTATCGGCGGCCCCTCGCAGCCCACCGCGCTGGTCGTCAAGGCGGCGCGCGAACAGGGGTTCAAGGGCGGCTTCATCGTGATGGACCAGGCCAAGTTCGAGCAGATGGACACGGTCGTGCCGCGCGCCTACCTCGACGGCTCGGTGGGCGTGCTGCCGACCAAGGAGTTCCCCGGCACCCAGCTCTTTGTCTCGCAGTACCAGCGCGCCTACAAGAAGATTCCCACCAGCGAGGCGGGCCTGAACTACATGGGCATGAACGTGATCGCCAAGGCGATGGAACTCGCCGGGACGACCGACAACCCGCAGGCGATCCGCGCGCAGCTCAACGCCGCCGCCAAGGCGCTGCCGCTCAGCAAGACCGTCTACAAGCTCGCGGGCGTCACCGCCGGGGGCCACGTGGACGCCGAGTTCCTGATCGCCAGCGTCAAGAACGGCAAGTACACCCGCCTGCGCGTGAGCAAGGTCTTCAAGTAAACCGCGTGCTGCCCGGCTGATCGTCCGTACCGCGCCCTGAGGGTCAGAGGGGCGCGGGCTTTTTTCTTTCTGGAGGCTGGTCCTTGACCCTCTTTTTGCAACAACTGTTCAACGCGCTGGCCCTGGGCGGCGTGTACGCGCTGGTGGCGCTGGGGCTGACCCTGGTCTACGGCGTGATGCGGGTGCCCAACTTCGCGCACGGCGGCCTGTACATGCTGGGCGCGTACTTCACCTACGCCGTGCTGAACGGCCTGGGCGTGCCCTACGTCGCCGCGCTCCTGATCGCGGCGGTGGCGGTGGCGGGGCTGGCCGCCGGGCTGGAGCGGGCGGTGTTCTACCCGCTCCGGAACGCGCCGCACGTCCACTCCATGATCGCCGCCATCGGGGTGCTGTTCTTTCTGGAAGCGGCGGTGCAGTTGATCTGGGGACCCGACTTCAAGCAGATCGCCGAGCCGGTGACCGGCATTCTGAACCTGGGCGGCGTGGTCATCACCTGGCAGCGCTTGATCGTGATCGCCGCCTCCGTGCTGGTGATGCTGGGGCTGAACTACTTCCTGAAGCGCACCCTGACGGGCGCCACCATCGAGGCGATGTCTCAAAACCGCGAGGGCGCGCGGCTGGTCGGCATCAACGTGAACCGGGTCGGCATGCTGACCTTCGCCATCTCGGGAGGGCTGGCCGCCGCCGCCGCCGCATTGATCGCGCCCATCGTCTCGGTCGCCCCCTCGATGGGCGAGGTGATGAACCTCAAGGTCTTCGCCATCATCATCCTGGGCGGCATGGGCAGCGTGCCGGGAGCCATCGTGGGCGCCTTTTTGCTCGCGCTGGCGGAGGTGTTCGGGGGCTTTTACATCAACCTGGATTTCGCGGACGTGATCGGGTTCGCGGCGCTGGTGGTCGTGCTGGCGATCCGGCCCCAGGGGCTGTTCAGGAGGGGGACGTGATGCAGGTGAGGGCGTGGAAAGGGGCCGCAGGCGCGGCGGCGAAGCACCGGGGCGTGACCGCATGAGCGCCGCGACCCGCAGGAAGTTCAACCCCGGCCTGCTGGGCTGGCTGGCCGTCTTCGCGCTGGCGGCGGGGCTGCCGCTCTTGCAACCCGGCGGCTACGTGCTGGACGTGGCGATCAACACCATGATCTGGGCGATGCTGGCCTACGGCCTGAACATCATGCTGGGGTATACGGGATTGCTGTCGCTGGCGCACGCGGGCTTTTTCGGCATAGGCGCCTACACGGTGGGCATCCTGACCTTGAAAGCGGGCTGGAGCTTCTGGCTCGCCTGGCCCGCCGGGGTGCTGCTCGCGGCGCTGGGCGGCCTGCTGCTGGGGCTGGTGGCCTTCCGCACGCGCGGGGACGCCTTCTCGATCTTCACGCTGGGGGTCGGGGTGATCATCGCGCTGGTGATCAACAAGTGGGACGACCTGACTGGCGGCAACGACGGCCTCAACGGGGTGCCGCCCGCCTCCAGCCTCCTGGGCATCGACTTTTCCAAGTCGGCGAACTTCTACTACGTGGCCCTGGCCGCGCTGGCACTCACCATTCTGGTGGTCGCGCGCACCCGCCAGAGCGTGTTCGGGCGCTCGCTGGTCGCCATCCGGGGCGGCGAGGACCTCGCGCGCAGCGCCGGAATCGACGTGTATACCCACAAGCTGCGGGCGCTGATGCTCTCGACCGCCATCGCGGGCTTCGCGGGCGGCGTGTACGCGGCCTACGTGGGCTTCCTGGGATCGGGCGCGACCGGGCCGACAACCACCTTCACCGTGCTGCTGTACCTGCTGGTGGGCGGGGTGGGCACGCTGGCCGGGCCGCTGGTGGGCACCGCGCTGATCTACGTGGCGCTCCAGTTCATGAAGGGCCTGCAAGACTACCAGTACATCGTGTTCGGGCCGCTGCTGGTGCTGCTCGTTCTCTTTGCGCCGCAGGGGCTGGCGGGGCTGTGGGACCGCGCCCAGGCGCGGCGGGTGCGCGCCCGCACCGAGCGGACGGTGGACCATGCCTGAGGCGCCCATCCTGGCCCTGCCCCTGCTGGAAGTCGAGGGGCTGGGCATCCACTTCGGCGGCCTGCACGCGGTCCGCGACGTGACCGCCTCGGTCCCGGCCGGGCAGATCACCGCGATTATCGGGCCGAACGGGGCAGGCAAAAGCACCTTCTTCAACCTGATCTCGGGCTTCTACCAGCCCACCTCGGGGCGCATCCGCTTTCAGGGGGAGGACATCACCCGCCTGCGGACCCACCAGGTCGTCGCGCGCGGGATCGCCCGCACCTTCCAGACGACCACCATCTACAAGGAACTCAGCGTGCTCGACAACGCCATGATCGGCCACCGGGTCCGCACCCGCGCCGGGCTGCTCGACGCGCTGCTGCGCACGGGCCGCGAGCGCCGCGACGAGGAGGAAAGCCGGGTGGGCGCGATGCGCGCGCTCGACCGGGTGGGGCTGGCCGCGCAGGCCGGGCGGCCCGCCGGGGCGCTGACCCAGGAGGGCCAGAAACGCGTCGGCATCGCGATGGCGCTGTCGAGCGACCCCAAGCTGCTGCTGCTGGACGAACCCGCCGCCGGAATGAACCCGGAGGAGACGGTCAGCCTGATGGGACTCATCCGCGAACTGGTGTCCGGAGGCCTCACGGTCGCGCTGGTCGAGCACAAGATGAGCCTGGTGATGGGCCTGGCCGACGGCATCGTGGTGCTGCACCACGGCCAGAAGATCGCCCAGGGCACGCCGGGCGCCGTCAGCCGCGACCCCGCCGTGATCGAGGCGTACCTGGGCGGGCACGCGCACGGCGGCCAGATGGGCCAGCCGGGGCGGGCCGCCGGGGAGACGGGAGGCGCCCATGCTTGAGGTCCAGAATCTCAACGTGAACTACGGCGCCTTCCGGGCGCTGCACGAGGTCAGCCTGACCGTCCAACCGGGCGAGATCGTGGTGCTGCTGGGCGCCAACGGGGCGGGCAAGAGCACCCTCTTCCGCACGCTGAGCGGGTTGCAGCGCCCCTCGGGCGGCGCGGCGACCTGGAAAGGCGTTCCGCTGACCGGCGGGCGGCCCGAGTTCAACGTGGCGCGCGGCGTGGCGCAGTGCCCGGAAGGCCGCCTGCTGTTTCCCGACCTCAGCGTGGAGAAGAACCTGCGGCTGGGCGCTTTCGTCCACCGCCGTGACCCTGCCGGAACGGCGCGCGAGCTGGAGCGGGTGTACGCCCTTTTCCCCATCCTGGTGGAAAAGCGCAACGCGCCCGCCGGGAGCCTCAGCGGCGGGCAGCAGCAGATGGTCGCCATCGCGCGGTCGCTGATGGCGCGGCCCGAGCTGCTGCTGCTCGACGAGCCGTCGCTGGGGCTGGCGCCGCTGGTCGTCGAGCAGGTCTTCGAGGCGGTGGAGCGGGTGAACGCGGCAGGGGTCAGCGTGCTGCTGGCCGAGCAGAACGCCTTCGCGGCGCTGGGTATCGCGCACCGGGGCTACGTGCTGGAAGGCGGGCGGGTTTCGCTGCAAGGCTCGCAGGGCGAACTGCTGGGCGACGACCGGGTGCGCAGCGCGTACCTGGGGGTGTAAAGAGAGCGGCCAGCGGCCAGCAGGAGCGGCGCGTAACCTCCCCGTTACACGCCGCTCCTCCTTTGCTTACAGAAGGCCGCTAGACTTCCCTCAGTCGCCCCCCCGTGTGGACCAAGGTGGGGGCCGAACTCCGGACGAGAGCACCGCCGTACCCGGTCACGACAAGACGGCGCAGGAGGTCTCTTATGGCATGGACGCTGCTCGTGATCGCGGGGTTGCTGGAAGTCGGCTGGGCCATCGGCCTGAAGTACACCGAGGGCTTCACCCGGCCCGTCCCCACCGTGCTCACCATCCTGAGCATGGTCGCCAGCATGGGGCTGCTGGGGCTGGCGGCGCGGACGCTGCCCATCGGCACGGCCTACGGGGTGTGGGTCGGCATCGGGGCGGTGGGGGCCGCCATCCTGGGCATCGTGCTGTTCAAGGAACCCGTGACCCTGGCCCGGCTGCTCTTCCTGGGCATGATGATCGCGGCGATCATCGGCCTGAAGGCGACGAGCGGAAGCTGAGGACGGCGAAGGTCAGCGGGCGGCCTGGGCGGCGAGCACTTCCCCGGCCGCCCGCTCGCCGCTCTCGACGGCGCCGTCCATGTAGTTCATCCACACGCGCGCGGTCTCGGCGCCCGCCCAGTGCAGGCGCCCGACCGGGGCACGCAGCGCCTCGCCGTAGCCGGTCCAGGTACCGGGGCCGAACAGCGCCCCGTAGCACCCGCCGCTGTGGGGTTCGGCCGCCCAGTCGCGCTCGACCGTTTCCAGCGGGTACCTGGCCTGCGGGCCGAACAGCCGCGCCAGGCTCTCCAGGGCGGCGGCGCGGCGTTCTTCCCCCGGGCGGTCCATCCAGGCGCGGGCCTCTCCCCCCTCCAGGAAGCCCAGCAGCACGCCGGGAGTACCCTGCGGCGGACTGTTGTCGAAGGTCACGGTGACCGGGCCGCGCTCGCTGATGGACATGCCGCTCAGGCCCGCCTCGCGCCAGAAGGGGCGCTCGTAGACCGCCATGAACTTCACGACCGCGCCCATCGGGAGCCGCTGCTGAAGCTGCGCGCGGCGGGGCGGCAGCGGAGGGTCGAACCCCATGCCGGAGAGCAGCGCCGGGGGCACGGCCACCACCGCGTGCCCGGCGCGGTGCGGTCCCTGCGGGGTGTGCAGGGTCACGCCCGCCTCATTCCGCTCGACCCGGATGACCGGGCACCCCAGCCGCACGTCGGGCAGCGCGTCGGCCAGGCGCAGGGCGAGGCTCTGGGCGCCGCCCAGGATCCGGTCTTGCAGGGCGTGCCCGCGCGTGAGGGTATGCCCGTTGATCCCGCCCCCGTGCGCGGTGTAGGTCAGGGCGTGCAGCAGGCTCAGCTCGGAGGCGTCCGCGCTGAAGACGGCCCCGGCATACAGGCGCATCAGCGCGCGGGTCTGGGGGGTATGGGCATGGCGGGTGATCCAGCTCTCGAACGTCTGGGCGTCCAGCTCTGCCGCGC encodes:
- a CDS encoding ABC transporter ATP-binding protein, with the protein product MPEAPILALPLLEVEGLGIHFGGLHAVRDVTASVPAGQITAIIGPNGAGKSTFFNLISGFYQPTSGRIRFQGEDITRLRTHQVVARGIARTFQTTTIYKELSVLDNAMIGHRVRTRAGLLDALLRTGRERRDEEESRVGAMRALDRVGLAAQAGRPAGALTQEGQKRVGIAMALSSDPKLLLLDEPAAGMNPEETVSLMGLIRELVSGGLTVALVEHKMSLVMGLADGIVVLHHGQKIAQGTPGAVSRDPAVIEAYLGGHAHGGQMGQPGRAAGETGGAHA
- the sugE gene encoding quaternary ammonium compound efflux SMR transporter SugE, which codes for MAWTLLVIAGLLEVGWAIGLKYTEGFTRPVPTVLTILSMVASMGLLGLAARTLPIGTAYGVWVGIGAVGAAILGIVLFKEPVTLARLLFLGMMIAAIIGLKATSGS
- a CDS encoding branched-chain amino acid ABC transporter permease, which codes for MSAATRRKFNPGLLGWLAVFALAAGLPLLQPGGYVLDVAINTMIWAMLAYGLNIMLGYTGLLSLAHAGFFGIGAYTVGILTLKAGWSFWLAWPAGVLLAALGGLLLGLVAFRTRGDAFSIFTLGVGVIIALVINKWDDLTGGNDGLNGVPPASSLLGIDFSKSANFYYVALAALALTILVVARTRQSVFGRSLVAIRGGEDLARSAGIDVYTHKLRALMLSTAIAGFAGGVYAAYVGFLGSGATGPTTTFTVLLYLLVGGVGTLAGPLVGTALIYVALQFMKGLQDYQYIVFGPLLVLLVLFAPQGLAGLWDRAQARRVRARTERTVDHA
- a CDS encoding branched-chain amino acid ABC transporter permease, producing the protein MTLFLQQLFNALALGGVYALVALGLTLVYGVMRVPNFAHGGLYMLGAYFTYAVLNGLGVPYVAALLIAAVAVAGLAAGLERAVFYPLRNAPHVHSMIAAIGVLFFLEAAVQLIWGPDFKQIAEPVTGILNLGGVVITWQRLIVIAASVLVMLGLNYFLKRTLTGATIEAMSQNREGARLVGINVNRVGMLTFAISGGLAAAAAALIAPIVSVAPSMGEVMNLKVFAIIILGGMGSVPGAIVGAFLLALAEVFGGFYINLDFADVIGFAALVVVLAIRPQGLFRRGT
- a CDS encoding ABC transporter ATP-binding protein; this translates as MLEVQNLNVNYGAFRALHEVSLTVQPGEIVVLLGANGAGKSTLFRTLSGLQRPSGGAATWKGVPLTGGRPEFNVARGVAQCPEGRLLFPDLSVEKNLRLGAFVHRRDPAGTARELERVYALFPILVEKRNAPAGSLSGGQQQMVAIARSLMARPELLLLDEPSLGLAPLVVEQVFEAVERVNAAGVSVLLAEQNAFAALGIAHRGYVLEGGRVSLQGSQGELLGDDRVRSAYLGV
- a CDS encoding flavin monoamine oxidase family protein codes for the protein MTTTQADVDVLIVGAGLAGLTAARRLAGAGRRVRVLEARGRVGGRTHTVRLPLTGVSVDLGGQWVGPNQPHVMALIRELGLEVYPTHDAGQNLAHLLGRTLRYRGLIPPLPPHVLADYALLSARFERLARQIPLEAPWTAPGAAELDAQTFESWITRHAHTPQTRALMRLYAGAVFSADASELSLLHALTYTAHGGGINGHTLTRGHALQDRILGGAQSLALRLADALPDVRLGCPVIRVERNEAGVTLHTPQGPHRAGHAVVAVPPALLSGMGFDPPLPPRRAQLQQRLPMGAVVKFMAVYERPFWREAGLSGMSISERGPVTVTFDNSPPQGTPGVLLGFLEGGEARAWMDRPGEERRAAALESLARLFGPQARYPLETVERDWAAEPHSGGCYGALFGPGTWTGYGEALRAPVGRLHWAGAETARVWMNYMDGAVESGERAAGEVLAAQAAR